The DNA region atagcacctggagatacgtaggagcaggattgcgaaatcttgtcaggcacattaatattaaaaaccctaagtctttcctttctttctttctctttcctcacccgataagtagaagatcgcaaacgatatcacgctaacactctaacacgaaactaactaaatgggtcccatcgagtacgatggacgtgaggggtgctaataccttccccttgcataaccgactcccgaacccgatttggttgcgacgaccatttctttttttatttttgtgggttttatcgatatttcccctttccctctttgggaataaataaagttcggtggcgactctgttttgtttatatttcgagcgttccttatgcttgggtatttttcgcgccgcgacagctggcgactctgctggggaatgaaagttctcctaagcgagtcaaccctaatttagtttgttttgtgtttgagttttgcttttatctgtttgtttgcttCTGATTTATTTTATCTATATATGCCTTTATTATCTGTATTTCCAATTACTGTATTATTGATATATGGTATCATTGGAACTTTCTGGACTATTGGCATTTGTGTGAGGAAAAGCTTTATACCCGAGCTTTGAGAAAAACTTAAGTTaggatggtggttgtgtagtattgacctgcgagacatcggactcgttaggttgatgcgagaatcccactcagatgagatcccttgaaagtattactgtattacgattagtcgttttggcggtgatactttcaacctcgatctatgattctgaggaccttttgtagaaccctgaacctatggcttttaggaccaatggttgtgtagtgttaacctatgagacttaggactcgttgggttaatacgaagacctcactcagaatagatcatttttgaggatattgttgtcttacgagtagtcgttctgacgataatattgtcaggtgtgatccatgactctgggaaccgtgtctagaaccgtggagtcgatggttgtgtagtattgacctacgagacttaggactcgttgggttaataTAAAGACCTAACCTAGAATAGATCCGTCTTAAGATATtattgtcttacgattagtcattctgacgataatattcttgaattgggtccatgactctaggaaccttttaaaccctagagcctacctgtttggttttcctattcctggaacctttcctccatgaagtaattaatcagaatgttccaatgatcacctacccaactgtacatacataaacataaaacatttcataatcataacacaTATGACATGTGCATATTTTCAAGGGACCTAAAGACTCTGTTGATTGCAGGCATTCAGAAGACATGGGTGGCAATCAAAAAAGTACTTATTCATTCAAGTTCAGGAATCCAAAGCTAGGATTGATTAAGGGGTTGATCTCAGATGTGAAAAAAATCAGAAggaacaacttttgtgttgagtatggtgacctgttgactatcatgaacactgaggtggatgcttgggccattttcactttggcacaattctatgatcctccctTGCGCTGTTTCACATTCCAGGACTTCCAGTTGGCGCCAACATTGGAAGAGTTCTCACATATAGCAAACATTGGTATCAAGGATGAAGTCCCTTACACCGGTCTAGGGGAATTTCCTACACATCAACAAATAGGTTCATCTATACATCTAGATAAAGCGGAAGTGAAGGCTAATCTTGGACCAAAAGGAGGCACTTCGGGATTCACTTTGAAGTTCTTAGTGGGAAAAGCTTCAGATTTCAAAATTAAAGAAGATTGGGTCGCTTTCAATGCTGTGTTAGCCTTGATactctatgggattgtcttgttcccgaacATTGATGACTTCGTGGACATGACTGCTATACGAATTTTCTTGCTCAAGAATCCCATTCCCACCTTGCTTGCAGATGTTTATCACTCCATTCATTGGAGAAATGAGAAGAAGGGGGGGATGATCCAGTGTTGCGCTCCTTTACTGTATAAATGGTTCTTATCTCACTTACCAAGCGAAGGACCTTTTGTTCAGAGCAAGGATAACCTCAAGTGGTCTCAAAAACTCATGTCTCTCACTGCCAATGACATCGCCTGGTACTCTCGTGTTTATGATGATATGGACATAATCGTCAAATGTGGCAACTTCcataatgtgccactcataggaactcgaggttgcatcaattacaaccctgAGCTTGCTATGTGGCAACTTGGGTTTCCTATGAATGACAAACCAGAAGACAAGTTGTTAGAAGGTTTCTTGCTGGAAGAAGGAGTGAAGGACTTTGATCTGGTGAAGAGGATAGGTCGTGCCTGGACTAAAGTTTGTAGAGAAGGAAAAAGGGAGCGTGGAAAGAAGAATTGTATAGCTAGAGGGCCATATACAAGTTGGGTCCAAGCCAGAGCTTCTCAAGATAAACTACCATACCCTTATGAGCCTCCAATGCATAAAAATCCTCTAGAACCTACTCACGTCACTATAGAGGAAGCTAAAGAACTCAAAGTTGTCATCCAAAGTttggaaaaagagaatgaagagctacggttgaaccttctccgaattactgaagaaagggataatcataagtgggagcttgggcggaagaaaacacaacttcaagcaaatgtggAAAGGACTGATAAGGAGGAATATAAGAGAAAAAGAGTCAAACAGGGGTTAGATCAGGCTGAGAGCTGCTTGAATACCGTCAAAAGCCAACTGAAAGAGGCTGAGAGGGATTGTCGTGAGAAAGAGAAATGGTGGAAGCTCGCCACAAAACAAAAAAAGGAGATAAGATAGACGCTTGAGGCTGAGATAGCCAACCTCAATGTTTCACTCTTTGAATCAAAAGAAAGGGAAGAACGAGAACGCCGCAGTAAAGAGAGTGTTATGGCTGCTACTCAGGTTACACCTGAAATGTGGAATGGAAAGTGCCAGGAGGCTGAAAATGCTAATGAGTGGGAACG from Lathyrus oleraceus cultivar Zhongwan6 chromosome 1, CAAS_Psat_ZW6_1.0, whole genome shotgun sequence includes:
- the LOC127127327 gene encoding uncharacterized protein LOC127127327, encoding MGGNQKSTYSFKFRNPKLGLIKGLISDVKKIRRNNFCVEYGDLLTIMNTEVDAWAIFTLAQFYDPPLRCFTFQDFQLAPTLEEFSHIANIGIKDEVPYTGLGEFPTHQQIGSSIHLDKAEVKANLGPKGGTSGFTLKFLVGKASDFKIKEDWVAFNAVLALILYGIVLFPNIDDFVDMTAIRIFLLKNPIPTLLADVYHSIHWRNEKKGGMIQCCAPLLYKWFLSHLPSEGPFVQSKDNLKWSQKLMSLTANDIAWYSRVYDDMDIIVKCGNFHNVPLIGTRGCINYNPELAMWQLGFPMNDKPEDKLLEGFLLEEGVKDFDLVKRIGRAWTKVCREGKRERGKKNCIARGPYTSWVQARASQDKLPYPYEPPMHKNPLEPTHVTIEEAKELKVVIQSLEKENEELRLNLLRITEERDNHKWELGRKKTQLQANVERTDKEEYKRKRVKQGLDQAESCLNTVKSQLKEAERDCREKEKWWKLATKQKKEIR